Proteins encoded in a region of the Vicia villosa cultivar HV-30 ecotype Madison, WI linkage group LG5, Vvil1.0, whole genome shotgun sequence genome:
- the LOC131602037 gene encoding cyanogenic beta-glucosidase-like, which produces MAAFYFNVFLLLSLLTITIVTPINGFKPLGVHEVSDFNRSSFPKGFVFGTASSAYQVEGAAFEDGKGPSNWDNFTHKYPEKIRDRSNGDVVDDSYHRYKEDIGLMKDLNMDAYRFSISWSRVLPKGKLSGGVNKEGIKYYNNLINEVLAKGLQPYVTLFHWDVPQALEDEYGGFLSRHIVDDFRDYAELCFKEFGDRVKHWITLNEPWSVSMNAYAYGKFAPGRCSDWMKLNCTGGNSGTEPYLTAHYQLLAHSAAANLYMIKYKSSQQGIIGITLLSHWYEPASKAKEDVDAAKRGLDFMFGWFMNPLTRGKYPKSMQTLVGKRLPKFTKEESRELKGSFDFLGLNYYSSYYAAHAPHLRNDAQPAIQTDSLINATFEHNGKPLGPMAASSWLCIYPKGFRNLLLYVKNTYRDPVIYITENGRDEFNDPTLSLEESLLDTYRIDYYYRHLYYLETAIRDGVNVKGYFAWSLLDNFEWESGLSLRFGLVFVDFKNGQKRHPKLSAEWFKNFLVKS; this is translated from the exons atGGCAGCATTTTATTTCAACGTGTTTCTGTTACTCTCTCTTTTAACCATCACCATTGTTACACCTATCAATGGTTTTAAACCTCTTGGTGTTCATGAAGTTTCTGATTTCAATAGGAGCAGTTTCCCAAAAGGCTTTGTTTTTGGAACAGCCTCTTCTGCATATCAG GTTGAAGGTGCAGCATTTGAAGATGGAAAAGGACCTAGTAATTGGGATAACTTCACTCATAAATACCCAG AAAAAATAAGAGATAGAAGTAATGGAGATGTAGTCGACGATTCCTATCATCGCTACAAGGAAGATATTGGACTCATGAAGGATTTGAATATGGATGCTTATAGATTCTCCATTTCTTGGTCTAGAGTTCTACCAA AAGGAAAGCTTAGTGGAGGTGTAAACAAAGAGGGAATAAAATACTACAATAATCTCATCAACGAAGTATTGGCTAAGG GTTTGCAACCATACGTTACACTTTTTCATTGGGATGTTCCGCAAGCTTTAGAAGATGAGTATGGCGGTTTTTTAAGTCGTCACATTGT AGATGATTTTAGAGACTATGCTGAACTTTGCTTCAAGGAATTTGGTGATAGGGTTAAACATTGGATTACATTGAATGAACCATGGAGTGTGAGCATGAATGCTTATGCTTATGGAAAGTTTGCACCCGGTCGATGTTCAGATTGGATGAAACTGAATTGCACCGGAGGTAATTCAGGGACTGAACCATATTTGACTGCACACTACCAACTTCTTGCTCATTCTGCTGCTGCAAATTTGTACATGATCAAATATAAG TCATCTCAGCAAGGTATAATAGGAATTACCTTACTCTCGCACTGGTATGAGCCGGCCTCTAAAGCGAAAGAAGATGTTGATGCTGCAAAACGAGGTCTCGACTTCATGTTTGGATG GTTTATGAATCCGCTCACAAGGGGAAAATATCCAAAAAGCATgcaaactttggtgggaaaaaggCTACCAAAATTCACAAAAGAAGAATCAAGAGAACTTAAGGGGTCTTTTGATTTTCTAGGCCTAAACTATTACTCATCCTACTATGCCGCCCATGCACCTCACTTGCGCAATGACGCGCAACCAGCCATACAGACTGATTCTCTTATTAATGCTACAT TTGAACATAACGGCAAGCCCCTTGGCCCAATG GCTGCTTCGAGTTGGTTATGCATTTATCCAAAAGGATTTCGCAATCTTTTGCTTTACGTCAAGAATACATATAGGGACCCCGTAATTTACATTACTGAAAATG GTCGTGACGAGTTCAACGATCCAACATTATCTCTTGAAGAATCTCTCTTAGATACTTACAGGATCGATTACTATTATCGTCATCTTTACTATCTTGAAACTGCAATCAG GGATGGTGTGAATGTAAAGGGATATTTTGCATGGTCATTGTTGGATAACTTTGAATGGGAATCTGGTTTGAGCTTGAGATTTGGACTCGTCTTCGTTGATTTTAAAAACGGCCAGAAAAGACACCCTAAACTTTCTGCCGAATGGTTCAAGAATTTCCTCGTTAAATCTTAG